From one Pecten maximus chromosome 8, xPecMax1.1, whole genome shotgun sequence genomic stretch:
- the LOC117332802 gene encoding ataxin-2 homolog isoform X5: MDPDSSSDSNRDTPKDLGEVITRTDTPGPMPTYHYPRDTLFELQFCPLSKKRPSCLSEEFNTLDGLWDPDRWSRSFDTSRNNSPITVGDRDKKRMEIQIERDYLMRRRPSADPKERLKEEKDGIVLSPQRRSFGTGCHVSQPTLTRQISCPSDFKDGSDRDRGPRRIGSGRIQLDRDRGEVTRERGGERDFRAIRDRFDRDDRDRDRDRRYDREWEREGRDSRDPRDRGFRREYEDRDNRRDFGNRHFSSRDMRRKDYHHEDEPEWFTEGPVSQQDTIELRGFEREKEKETRHQIKEIDEEEDADGSAHEQKTSVADVADRNGSLETNEPSSPEESNHSDSMRTTSPHSNIFDFNEFFKIDNLPGLNQEGPIASADIPVVQSRFSQWFGAKPGGSLNGSRHNSRHNSRHNSRHNSRRSSLNDDFGYIVNDLLGGTRSPNISSPSPDQPIFDQSVFSPANSTFADKPQHHSIDFTGLQNKDAIAPMLSTIFQNNHEKHQIGSSKFASSNFSTQDAEIQLKALLFGKKDSTPSSGTASPGMNSPLNVPGRAKTVAELEADMNQRSSRLPARCFTPPQQPVPPPDNGMPQNFQRQQPPTPQHQMPPQYQSPPEHQHAPLYQSPPHQPMAPHHQLPHQMNLQEMSPQEMQQMHQHMQQQQQQMSHPMQPQPLTPQQIHAHLAQQQPPPQVSIHQSPHSTPRGSQDEGDLTAFNKLLSLMKAGAAAAVESPPKMVVGRPGQAVSPPPHMAQPPTPMSHPPMPPMTNSQAAAAAAQNEFFQAGHFQALQRNKEQQLQIRHQTMNQMRIQQKPIAPQQLQTAPTQMSQPQGNQNGNAPPVNDPIINFIKQNPTIITKPASPTPPPQGTPQPPQSVSSMMGMMQTTSTPRAPSPSAGLMGQNLLSQPPSSPRIASPITSLFGQQPPMHLSAPSPINPSQMGQSSSITVPAGTTLTSTATIRPPVVPRVPSPQELIAHTQAIMQTALLKKQLEDQRERFIRKQQDRAKSPNPMVSMKPAGSNVTQTPTMSLATSPACQTPKPSVSAAFTPTSVMKKMHSDKASEKEKQRQDNVEGENDNGGPIKQLIPLDTSHSAVDNLELIQKMNIEQQAKENMPATIMTSMTTHCQPSSMPSSQFSNQDLNISGINSIAASLAGHQDSVILAEQLSQLSSPTSVQQKQQQARALIGQGGFQNSPGQPVAGPVATPGRPIVKGITITSSSAASSAMTPPVGRPMIGVPQMSTPQLQSKSAEGTPISLQTPSQPHLHRAITGVANPTSVPQVQTPVVPQQKQFSVSPSPLTRPIPPMGAQYGIPITGRIPVQQAMSPNPLLMQQMIQSGISPTAAARVNALNQLNQINHMNHLAMQQQQPRIMDPRLQGMRGVYPTVPNLTPRSSVIPTSLGVPVRSPMGVNVPIGRAVSPHPPTQKLLNGPVSPGIPIHTSIPTSLLNGNNNITKQDPNLAKWFGTDVLKQQMTSLPPLPASGQRMMTLEEIERCQQQAVIN, translated from the exons ATGGATCCCGATAGTTCCAGTGACAGTAACAGGGACACGCCCAAGGACCTGGGTGAAGTCATTACTCGCACAGACACCCCGGGACCCATGCCAACCTACCATTACCCTCGG GACACACTTTTTGAACTTCAGTTTTGTCCTTTATCTAAGAAGAGGCCATCTTGTTTGTCAGAAGAATTCAACAC CCTTGATGGATTATGGGACCCTGACAGGTGGTCAAGGTCGTTCGACACATCACGAAACAACTCGCCAATCACTGTGGGTGATCGTGACAAGAAACGTATGGAGATACAGATTGAGAGAGACTATCTGATGAGGAGACGACCATCCG CAGATCCAAAGGAACGACTAAAAGAGGAAAAAGATGGGATTGTTTTGAGTCCACAGCGAAGAAGTTTTGGTACTGGCTGTCATGTGTCACAGCCAACTTTGACACGCCAGATCAGTTGTCCCTCTGACTTCAAGGACGGAAGTGATCGTGACAG AGGACCAAGGAGAATCGGAAGTGGACGAATTCAACTTGATCGTGACCGGGGAGAGGTGACACGTGAACGGGGAGGAGAGCGCGACTTTCGTGCCATCAGAGATAGATTTGACCGTGATGACAGAGATAGAGACCGGGACCGACGTTATGATCGTGAGTGGGAGAGAGAAGGTCGGGACAGCCGTGATCCTCGGGACCGGGGATTCAGGAGGGAATACGAAGATAGAGACAACCGG AGGGACTTTGGAAATCGGCATTTTTCCTCAAGAGATA TGCGACGGAAAGACTACCATCATGAGGATGAGCCTGAATGgtttacagaaggtcctgtTAGTCAGCAGGATACCATTGAGCTCAGGGGATTTGAGCGGGAAAAAGAAAAGGAGACTCGGCACCAGATAAAGGAGATCGATGAAGAGGAAGATGCAGATGGAAGTGCCCATGAACAAAAGACTAGTG TGGCTGATGTGGCTGACAGAAATGGGAGCTTGGAAACAAATGAACCAAGTTCCCCTGAGGAGTCCAACCATTCTGACAGCATGCGAACTACCAGTCCTCATAGCAACATCTTTGACTTCAATGAGTTCTTCAAGATTGATAACCTGCCTGGTTTGAAt CAAGAGGGTCCTATTGCCAGTGCTGACATTCCTGTGGTACAGAGTAGATTCAGTCAGTGGTTTGGAGCAAAACCTGGTGGCAGTCTGAACGGTAGCAGGCACAACAGTCGACACAACAGTCGACACAATAGCAGGCACAATAGTAGACGCTCCTCCCTGAATGATGATTTCGGTTACATAGTTAACG ATCTCCTTGGTGGTACACGAAGCCCCAATATTTCCTCCCCTTCACCCGACCAACCAATTTTTGACCAGTCTGTGTTTTCACCAGCTAACAGCACCTTTGCAGATAAACCACAACATCATAGCATCGACTTTACTGGACTACAGAACAAGGATGCCATTGCTCCAATGCTGAGCACTATATTCCAGAATAACCATGAGAAACATCAAATAGGAAGCAGTAAGTTTG CGAGCAGTAACTTCAGCACCCAAGATGCAGAGATCCAGCTAAAGGCATTGCTATTTGGGAAAAAGGACTCAACTCCCAGTAGTGGTACCGCTAGTCCGGGCATGAATTCCCCTCTAA ATGTACCAGGACGAGCAAAGACTGTGGCAGAACTGGAGGCTGACATGAACCAGCGGTCTAGTCGGTTACCAGCTCGCTGCTTCACACCACCTCAGCAGCCAGTCCCACCCCCAGATAACGGAATGCCACAGAATTTCCAGCGGCAGCAGCCACCAACACCACAACATCAGATGCCGCCACAATACCAGTCACCGCCTGAACATCAGCATGCGCCACTGTACCAGTCACCTCCCCATCAGCCAATGGCGCCACATCACCAGCTACCCCACCAAATGAATCTGCAGGAAATGTCACCACAGGAGATGCAACAAATGCACCAACACatgcagcagcagcagcaacagaTGTCACATCCGATGCAGCCTCAGCCATTGACACCTCAGCAGATTCATGCCCATCTGGCACAACAGCAGCCACCGCCCCAGGTTTCCATCCATCAGAGTCCCCACTCTACACCTCGTGGAAGTCAGGATGAGGGTGATCTCACTGCATTCAACAAACTGTTGAGTCTGATGAAGGCTGGAGCAGCAGCTGCTGTGGAATCGCCTCCAAAGATGGTG GTTGGGAGACCAGGACAAGCGGTATCTCCACCGCCACACATGGCACAGCCTCCAACTCCGATGTCACACCCTCCCATGCCACCAATGACCAACTCCCAAGCTGCTGCTGCAGCTGCTCAGAATGAGTTTTTCCAG GCTGGTCACTTCCAGGCGTTGCAGAGGAACAAGGAACAGCAGCTTCAGATCCGACACCAGACTATGAACCAGATGAGGATACAACAAAAACCCATTGCACCTCAACAACTCCAGACTGCCCCCACTCAGATGTCCCAGCCACAGGGTAACCAGAATGGCAATGCCCCTCCAGTCAATGACCCCATCATCAATTTTATCAAGCAGAACCCCACCATCATCACCAAGCCAGCTTCACCAACCCCTCCTCCCCAGGGCACTCCCCAGCCACCGCAGAGTGTATCCTCCATGATGGGGATGATGCAGACCACATCCACACCACGAGCCCCGTCCCCATCGGCTGGGCTGATGGGACAGAACCTGCTATCACAGCCTCCCTCATCACCACGTATCGCTTCACCCATCA CATCAT TGTTTGGCCAGCAGCCTCCCATGCATCTGAGTGCACCATCCCCCATCAACCCCTCACAAATGGGTCAGTCCTCATCCATCACTGTTCCTGCGGGCACAACTCTCACA TCGACAGCGACAATCCGGCCACCTGTTGTACCACGTGTACCAAGTCCACAAGAGCTGATTGCACACACTCAGGCAATCATGCAGACTGCACTTTTAAAGAAACAACTGGAAGATCAGCGAGAACGCTTCATTAGAAAACAACAAGACAG GGCCAAATCTCCCAACCCGATGGTATCCATGAAGCCTGCAGGATCTAATGTTACCCAGACACCTACCATGTCCTTAGCAACATCCCCGGCCTGCCAGACTCCAAAG CCATCAGTGAGTGCAGCCTTCACTCCGACATCAGTGATGAAGAAAATGCATTCTGATAAAGCATCGGAAAAAGAGAAACAGCGGCAAGATAATGTTGAAGGCGAAAATG ATAATGGTGGCCCAATAaagcagcttataccgctggACACCAGCCATAGTGCTGTAGATAATTTAGAATTAATTCAGAAAATGAACATTGAGCAACAAGCCAAAGAGAACATGCCAGCTACTATAATGACAAGTATGACAACCCACTGTCAGCCTTCGTCGATGCCTTCATCACAGTTCAGCAACCAGGACTTGAACATTTCTGGGATCAACTCGATTGCAGCGTCGCTGGCTGGTCACCAAGAT TCGGTAATCTTGGCTGAACAATTGAGTCAGTTGTCATCGCCCACATCAGTCCAACAGAAGCAGCAGCAGGCACGTGCCCTGATAGGTCAAGGGGGATTCCAGAATTCTCCTGGTCAGCCCGTCGCGGGACCTGTAGCTACTCCAGGCCGACCTATTGTGAAAG GCATCACCATCACCAGTTCTAGTGCTGCCAGCAGTGCAATGACTCCTCCTGTGGGGAGGCCCATGATTGGGGTTCCTCAGATGTCTACTCCCCAGCTTCAGAGCAAATCCGCTGAGGGCACTCCCATATCACTGCAGACCCCCTCACAACCCCATCTGCACCGGGCCATCACTGGAGTGGCCAATCCCACATCTGTCCCACAAGTACAGACCCCTGTAGTTCCCCAGCAGAAACAGTTCAGTGTGTCTCCTAGCCCCCTCACCAGGCCCATCCCCCCTATGGGGGCTCAGTATGGCATTCCAATCACAGGCCGGATACCAGTACAACAGGCCATGTCACCTAACCCTCTCCTCATGCAACAGATGATACAGAGTGGGATTTCACCCACAGCCGCAGCAAGAG TTAACGCGTTGAACCAGCTGAACCAGATAAATCACATGAACCACTTGGCCATGCAGCAGCAGCAACCGAGGATCATGGACCCTCGCCTGCAAGGGATGAGGGGGGTTTACCCTACAGTCCCAAACCTCACTCCTCGTAGCTCCGTCATTCCAACAAGTCTCGGTGTGCCTGTCCGCTCACCAATGGGAGTCAACGTGCCCATTGGAAGGGCTGTATCTCCACACCCGCCAACACAAAAAC TTTTAAACGGACCTGTGTCTCCAGGAATTCCCATCCACACATCCATACCAACCAGTCTACTCAACGGAAACAACAACATTACCAAACAAGACCCAAACCTTGCCAAGTGGTTTGGTACAGATGTCCTCAAACAACAGATGACATCACTACCCCCTTTACCAGCTTCAGGTCAGAGGATGATGACCTTGGAGGAGATTGAACGTTGCCAGCAACAAGCAGTCATTAATTGA
- the LOC117332802 gene encoding ataxin-2 homolog isoform X7 — translation MDPDSSSDSNRDTPKDLGEVITRTDTPGPMPTYHYPRDTLFELQFCPLSKKRPSCLSEEFNTLDGLWDPDRWSRSFDTSRNNSPITVGDRDKKRMEIQIERDYLMRRRPSADPKERLKEEKDGIVLSPQRRSFGTGCHVSQPTLTRQISCPSDFKDGSDRDRGPRRIGSGRIQLDRDRGEVTRERGGERDFRAIRDRFDRDDRDRDRDRRYDREWEREGRDSRDPRDRGFRREYEDRDNRRDFGNRHFSSRDMRRKDYHHEDEPEWFTEGPVSQQDTIELRGFEREKEKETRHQIKEIDEEEDADGSAHEQKTSVADVADRNGSLETNEPSSPEESNHSDSMRTTSPHSNIFDFNEFFKIDNLPGLNQEGPIASADIPVVQSRFSQWFGAKPGGSLNGSRHNSRHNSRHNSRHNSRRSSLNDDFGYIVNDLLGGTRSPNISSPSPDQPIFDQSVFSPANSTFADKPQHHSIDFTGLQNKDAIAPMLSTIFQNNHEKHQIGSSKFASSNFSTQDAEIQLKALLFGKKDSTPSSGTASPGMNSPLNVPGRAKTVAELEADMNQRSSRLPARCFTPPQQPVPPPDNGMPQNFQRQQPPTPQHQMPPQYQSPPEHQHAPLYQSPPHQPMAPHHQLPHQMNLQEMSPQEMQQMHQHMQQQQQQMSHPMQPQPLTPQQIHAHLAQQQPPPQVSIHQSPHSTPRGSQDEGDLTAFNKLLSLMKAGAAAAVESPPKMVVGRPGQAVSPPPHMAQPPTPMSHPPMPPMTNSQAAAAAAQNEFFQAGHFQALQRNKEQQLQIRHQTMNQMRIQQKPIAPQQLQTAPTQMSQPQGNQNGNAPPVNDPIINFIKQNPTIITKPASPTPPPQGTPQPPQSVSSMMGMMQTTSTPRAPSPSAGLMGQNLLSQPPSSPRIASPITSLFGQQPPMHLSAPSPINPSQMGQSSSITVPAGTTLTSTATIRPPVVPRVPSPQELIAHTQAIMQTALLKKQLEDQRERFIRKQQDSVSYRAKSPNPMVSMKPAGSNVTQTPTMSLATSPACQTPKPSVSAAFTPTSVMKKMHSDKASEKEKQRQDNVEGENDNGGPIKQLIPLDTSHSAVDNLELIQKMNIEQQAKENMPATIMTSMTTHCQPSSMPSSQFSNQDLNISGINSIAASLAGHQDSVILAEQLSQLSSPTSVQQKQQQARALIGQGGFQNSPGQPVAGPVATPGRPIVKVNALNQLNQINHMNHLAMQQQQPRIMDPRLQGMRGVYPTVPNLTPRSSVIPTSLGVPVRSPMGVNVPIGRAVSPHPPTQKLLNGPVSPGIPIHTSIPTSLLNGNNNITKQDPNLAKWFGTDVLKQQMTSLPPLPASGQRMMTLEEIERCQQQAVIN, via the exons ATGGATCCCGATAGTTCCAGTGACAGTAACAGGGACACGCCCAAGGACCTGGGTGAAGTCATTACTCGCACAGACACCCCGGGACCCATGCCAACCTACCATTACCCTCGG GACACACTTTTTGAACTTCAGTTTTGTCCTTTATCTAAGAAGAGGCCATCTTGTTTGTCAGAAGAATTCAACAC CCTTGATGGATTATGGGACCCTGACAGGTGGTCAAGGTCGTTCGACACATCACGAAACAACTCGCCAATCACTGTGGGTGATCGTGACAAGAAACGTATGGAGATACAGATTGAGAGAGACTATCTGATGAGGAGACGACCATCCG CAGATCCAAAGGAACGACTAAAAGAGGAAAAAGATGGGATTGTTTTGAGTCCACAGCGAAGAAGTTTTGGTACTGGCTGTCATGTGTCACAGCCAACTTTGACACGCCAGATCAGTTGTCCCTCTGACTTCAAGGACGGAAGTGATCGTGACAG AGGACCAAGGAGAATCGGAAGTGGACGAATTCAACTTGATCGTGACCGGGGAGAGGTGACACGTGAACGGGGAGGAGAGCGCGACTTTCGTGCCATCAGAGATAGATTTGACCGTGATGACAGAGATAGAGACCGGGACCGACGTTATGATCGTGAGTGGGAGAGAGAAGGTCGGGACAGCCGTGATCCTCGGGACCGGGGATTCAGGAGGGAATACGAAGATAGAGACAACCGG AGGGACTTTGGAAATCGGCATTTTTCCTCAAGAGATA TGCGACGGAAAGACTACCATCATGAGGATGAGCCTGAATGgtttacagaaggtcctgtTAGTCAGCAGGATACCATTGAGCTCAGGGGATTTGAGCGGGAAAAAGAAAAGGAGACTCGGCACCAGATAAAGGAGATCGATGAAGAGGAAGATGCAGATGGAAGTGCCCATGAACAAAAGACTAGTG TGGCTGATGTGGCTGACAGAAATGGGAGCTTGGAAACAAATGAACCAAGTTCCCCTGAGGAGTCCAACCATTCTGACAGCATGCGAACTACCAGTCCTCATAGCAACATCTTTGACTTCAATGAGTTCTTCAAGATTGATAACCTGCCTGGTTTGAAt CAAGAGGGTCCTATTGCCAGTGCTGACATTCCTGTGGTACAGAGTAGATTCAGTCAGTGGTTTGGAGCAAAACCTGGTGGCAGTCTGAACGGTAGCAGGCACAACAGTCGACACAACAGTCGACACAATAGCAGGCACAATAGTAGACGCTCCTCCCTGAATGATGATTTCGGTTACATAGTTAACG ATCTCCTTGGTGGTACACGAAGCCCCAATATTTCCTCCCCTTCACCCGACCAACCAATTTTTGACCAGTCTGTGTTTTCACCAGCTAACAGCACCTTTGCAGATAAACCACAACATCATAGCATCGACTTTACTGGACTACAGAACAAGGATGCCATTGCTCCAATGCTGAGCACTATATTCCAGAATAACCATGAGAAACATCAAATAGGAAGCAGTAAGTTTG CGAGCAGTAACTTCAGCACCCAAGATGCAGAGATCCAGCTAAAGGCATTGCTATTTGGGAAAAAGGACTCAACTCCCAGTAGTGGTACCGCTAGTCCGGGCATGAATTCCCCTCTAA ATGTACCAGGACGAGCAAAGACTGTGGCAGAACTGGAGGCTGACATGAACCAGCGGTCTAGTCGGTTACCAGCTCGCTGCTTCACACCACCTCAGCAGCCAGTCCCACCCCCAGATAACGGAATGCCACAGAATTTCCAGCGGCAGCAGCCACCAACACCACAACATCAGATGCCGCCACAATACCAGTCACCGCCTGAACATCAGCATGCGCCACTGTACCAGTCACCTCCCCATCAGCCAATGGCGCCACATCACCAGCTACCCCACCAAATGAATCTGCAGGAAATGTCACCACAGGAGATGCAACAAATGCACCAACACatgcagcagcagcagcaacagaTGTCACATCCGATGCAGCCTCAGCCATTGACACCTCAGCAGATTCATGCCCATCTGGCACAACAGCAGCCACCGCCCCAGGTTTCCATCCATCAGAGTCCCCACTCTACACCTCGTGGAAGTCAGGATGAGGGTGATCTCACTGCATTCAACAAACTGTTGAGTCTGATGAAGGCTGGAGCAGCAGCTGCTGTGGAATCGCCTCCAAAGATGGTG GTTGGGAGACCAGGACAAGCGGTATCTCCACCGCCACACATGGCACAGCCTCCAACTCCGATGTCACACCCTCCCATGCCACCAATGACCAACTCCCAAGCTGCTGCTGCAGCTGCTCAGAATGAGTTTTTCCAG GCTGGTCACTTCCAGGCGTTGCAGAGGAACAAGGAACAGCAGCTTCAGATCCGACACCAGACTATGAACCAGATGAGGATACAACAAAAACCCATTGCACCTCAACAACTCCAGACTGCCCCCACTCAGATGTCCCAGCCACAGGGTAACCAGAATGGCAATGCCCCTCCAGTCAATGACCCCATCATCAATTTTATCAAGCAGAACCCCACCATCATCACCAAGCCAGCTTCACCAACCCCTCCTCCCCAGGGCACTCCCCAGCCACCGCAGAGTGTATCCTCCATGATGGGGATGATGCAGACCACATCCACACCACGAGCCCCGTCCCCATCGGCTGGGCTGATGGGACAGAACCTGCTATCACAGCCTCCCTCATCACCACGTATCGCTTCACCCATCA CATCAT TGTTTGGCCAGCAGCCTCCCATGCATCTGAGTGCACCATCCCCCATCAACCCCTCACAAATGGGTCAGTCCTCATCCATCACTGTTCCTGCGGGCACAACTCTCACA TCGACAGCGACAATCCGGCCACCTGTTGTACCACGTGTACCAAGTCCACAAGAGCTGATTGCACACACTCAGGCAATCATGCAGACTGCACTTTTAAAGAAACAACTGGAAGATCAGCGAGAACGCTTCATTAGAAAACAACAAGACAG TGTGTCTTACAGGGCCAAATCTCCCAACCCGATGGTATCCATGAAGCCTGCAGGATCTAATGTTACCCAGACACCTACCATGTCCTTAGCAACATCCCCGGCCTGCCAGACTCCAAAG CCATCAGTGAGTGCAGCCTTCACTCCGACATCAGTGATGAAGAAAATGCATTCTGATAAAGCATCGGAAAAAGAGAAACAGCGGCAAGATAATGTTGAAGGCGAAAATG ATAATGGTGGCCCAATAaagcagcttataccgctggACACCAGCCATAGTGCTGTAGATAATTTAGAATTAATTCAGAAAATGAACATTGAGCAACAAGCCAAAGAGAACATGCCAGCTACTATAATGACAAGTATGACAACCCACTGTCAGCCTTCGTCGATGCCTTCATCACAGTTCAGCAACCAGGACTTGAACATTTCTGGGATCAACTCGATTGCAGCGTCGCTGGCTGGTCACCAAGAT TCGGTAATCTTGGCTGAACAATTGAGTCAGTTGTCATCGCCCACATCAGTCCAACAGAAGCAGCAGCAGGCACGTGCCCTGATAGGTCAAGGGGGATTCCAGAATTCTCCTGGTCAGCCCGTCGCGGGACCTGTAGCTACTCCAGGCCGACCTATTGTGAAAG TTAACGCGTTGAACCAGCTGAACCAGATAAATCACATGAACCACTTGGCCATGCAGCAGCAGCAACCGAGGATCATGGACCCTCGCCTGCAAGGGATGAGGGGGGTTTACCCTACAGTCCCAAACCTCACTCCTCGTAGCTCCGTCATTCCAACAAGTCTCGGTGTGCCTGTCCGCTCACCAATGGGAGTCAACGTGCCCATTGGAAGGGCTGTATCTCCACACCCGCCAACACAAAAAC TTTTAAACGGACCTGTGTCTCCAGGAATTCCCATCCACACATCCATACCAACCAGTCTACTCAACGGAAACAACAACATTACCAAACAAGACCCAAACCTTGCCAAGTGGTTTGGTACAGATGTCCTCAAACAACAGATGACATCACTACCCCCTTTACCAGCTTCAGGTCAGAGGATGATGACCTTGGAGGAGATTGAACGTTGCCAGCAACAAGCAGTCATTAATTGA